Proteins encoded together in one Amblyomma americanum isolate KBUSLIRL-KWMA chromosome 1, ASM5285725v1, whole genome shotgun sequence window:
- the LOC144115192 gene encoding uncharacterized protein LOC144115192 isoform X1, whose protein sequence is MATCKWHKGRLHESIWTLQLGLAPRLALLLFLIGKKPRLQEAVMLVPRADPVVVVPKYRLNLSGLFTPNWSDAPGKKEWPVSVVCGRTPAARSVHLRCVRTTFHVCLPAMGRGLQLLTKTGSSPCWTAAVAWLPYSDQRGGAIVAACSSQQLLAAAFCHANSRNLQPRMTSSYRLCQAQCTVHLENTFPRTPLAATWFFSEI, encoded by the exons ATGGCTACCTGCAAGTGGCATAAAGGACGCCTACATGAGAGTATCTGGACGCTGCAACTTGGCTTAGCCCCAAggctggcgctgctgctgttcCTCATCGGCAAGAAGCCGCGACTTCAGGAAGCCGTCATGCTGGTGCCCCGAGCGGACCCGGTGGTCGTGGTGCCCAAGTACCGGCTCAACCTGTCCGGCTTATTCACCCCCAACTGGAGCGACGCGCCAG gaaaaaaagaatggcCTGTGAGTGTTGTCTGTGGGCGCACTCCTGCAGCTCGAAGCGTGCATCTGCGGTGCGTTCGAACCACGTTtcatgtctgcctgcctgccatgGGAAGGGGCCTACAACTTCTTACAAAGACTG GGTCCTCCCCATGTTGGACAGCGGCTGTTGCGTGGCTACCATATAGCGACCAGAGGGGAGGCGCCATCGTAGCTGCATGCTCCAGCCAGCAGCTGCTGGCCGCAGCATTTTGTCATGCCAACTCCCGGAACCTGCAACCACGCATGACCAGCAGCTACAGGCTTTGTCAAGCACAGTGTACTGTGCACTTGGAAAATACTTTTCCAAGGACACCTTTGGCAGCCACGTGGTTTTTTTCCGAGATTTAG
- the LOC144115192 gene encoding uncharacterized protein LOC144115192 isoform X2 produces the protein MATCKWHKGRLHESIWTLQLGLAPRLALLLFLIGKKPRLQEAVMLVPRADPVVVVPKYRLNLSGLFTPNWSDAPALLDQGQGNHGCWCAYRPLAATQAPWSRRSATLEPHRMAINWRVRSPAGCNTASGG, from the exons ATGGCTACCTGCAAGTGGCATAAAGGACGCCTACATGAGAGTATCTGGACGCTGCAACTTGGCTTAGCCCCAAggctggcgctgctgctgttcCTCATCGGCAAGAAGCCGCGACTTCAGGAAGCCGTCATGCTGGTGCCCCGAGCGGACCCGGTGGTCGTGGTGCCCAAGTACCGGCTCAACCTGTCCGGCTTATTCACCCCCAACTGGAGCGACGCGCCAG CTTTGCTAGACCAGGGACAAGGCAACCATGGCTGCTGGTGTGCGTATCGTCCTTTGGCAGCCACCCAAGCTCCCTGGAGCCGCAGGAGTGCGACCCTGGAGCCACATCGCATGGCCATCAATTGGCGAGTCCGAAGTCCCGCTGGGTGCAACACCGCTTCCGGAGGCTAA